The genomic stretch CAGATACATGCGCAGGAACATGTCCGTCCCGCTGGCGCCCGGCTGGGCGGAGCCGGTGTCGGACTGAGCGAGCATCGTAAACCAGGCGATCATTCGTCTTCCTTTATCTCGGCTCCGAGCGGACCTGCCGCAAAGGCCCGCTGCCACTCGGGCAGCGCGCCGGCTACGATCGCGGCGCGCAGGGCCCGCATCAGCGACTGGTAGAATGCGATATTATGCAGTGAAACGAGCGTCCCTCCAAGCACCTCACCCGCCATTACGAGGTGCCGCAGATAGCCCCGCGTGAACCGCTGACAGCAATAGCACGCACAAGCCGGGTCCAGCGGCTCGGACGAGTTGCGATGCACCTGGTTGCGCAGCCGAACCGGACCGACGCTCGTGAACGCGTATCCCTTCCGCCCGTTTCGCGTAGGCAGCACGCAATCAAACTGGTCGATGCCGGCCGCAACCGCCACGACCAGGTCGCGCGGCGTACCGACACCCATCAGATAACGCGGCCGGTCGGCCGGTAGTTCGTGGGCGAACTCAGCCAGGAGTGCGTGCATCGCGGGCGGGGGCTCACCCACCGAAAGCCCACCCAGCGCATAGCCGTCGAAGCCGAGCGTGACCAGGCGCTCAAGACATTCGCGCCGCAGCGGGACCTCCAGGCCACCCTGCACAATGCCGTACAAGGCCTGGTCCGGCCGACCATGCGCAGTCCGGCAGCGCACCGCCCACCCGACCGTGCGCTCGACCGCCGCCCGCAATCCCGCGGCAGCGGCCGGCAGCGGCGGGCATTCGTCAAACGCCATGATGATGTCGGCGCCCAGTTGGTTCTGCACCTGCATGGCACGTTCAGGGGTCAAATGCACCCAGGTCCCGTCGATGTGCGAGCGGAACCGCACACCGTCGTCGTCGATCTGCCGCAAATCGGCCAATGAGAAGACCTGAAAACCCCCGCTGTCCGTCAGGATGACGCCGTCCCACCCCATGAGCCGATGCAGCCCGCCCAGTTCCGCCACCACCTCGGCCCCCGGCCGCAACATCAAGTGATATGTATTCGCGAGCACGATGTGCGTGCCGGTGTCAGCGAGCTGCGCCGGCGTGAGCCCTTTCACGGTTGCCCGCGTGCCAACCGGCATGAACGCGGGGGTGGCTACTTCGCCGTGCGGCGTGCGCAGCAGCCCGGCTCGGGCCGCTCCGCAGGTGTGGGTGAGAGTGAACGAGAAGCCGTCGCGCACGGGCCGCCTTCGCTACCACCCGGTCCCGCGGACCGCAACCCGCACGGCCGGCCCCCGGATGAATGCCGCCGCTATTCCGGCCGCTTCGTCGCGAGATCGAGCCCAAAATCGGCGATCCGGGCGCGGATTTCGTTCAGCGACGTCACGCCGAAGTTCCGGGTGGCGAGCAATTCCTGCTCAGAGAATGTCACCAGGTCACCGAGCGTCTGGATGTTCAACCGCTGCAGACAACGCCGCGCCCGGACCGAAAGCTCCAACTCGGAAACGGGCTTCTGTAAGACCGCGGCCTGCCCAGGCGGCAGGGGCACAACCGGCTCGGGCTCCGGTTCGGGTACCAAATCCGGCGAAATGACCTCATCCGGTTGCTGGCCGAGGCGCAGCCCCTTCTTCGTCAGCAGGGCCTTGATCTCGGTCAGCGAGGTTTCCCCGAAATTCTTGTACGCCAACAACTCGGCTTCGCTGTGCTGAACAAGTTCGGCCACCGTCCGGATGTTCATCTTCTTGAGACAGTTCCGCGCCCGCACGGAAAGTTCAAACTCGCTCAAGGGCGTATCAAGCAGGCGCGTGCGAACGTCATCACGACGCTCGACCGCGTCGTCGATCACCATCTCGATGCAGCTCTCGACATCCTTCAGGTACAGCCGCGCCCGCGTGTGGTTCGGATAGGCCCGGATCACGCGACGAAGGCAGTGCACCGCCTCCTCGTAACGCCCGAGATCCTCGTAGATCACGGCGGCGTTGAGCAGCGCATTGATGTGGGTACGCGGGCGGCGCGTGAGACGGTCGTACAACTGCAGGGCTTTCGCATCCTCGCCGCACAGGTCATACACCCGGGCCGCGCGGAAGAAGACCGCCGGATCATCCGGTGCAAGTGTCAGGCCCCGCTCATACGCCCCCAAGGCCGCTTCCCGCTCGCCACGGGCTTCGGCGAGGAAGCCGCTCGCCACGTACCAGTCTGCCCGGTCCTGCCCGGCATGGGCATGCTTCTCGATCAGCTTGGCCGCCTCGTCGAGCCGGCCGGCCTGCACCAACACCTCCGCAATTTGGAGGTCGATAGCGAGGGCTTCATGCCCTTGGCGAGCCGCCTGGCGGAAGTGTTCGATGGCGGCGTCCCAGCGGCCGACGGCGGTACAGGCGTGTGCAGCGTAGAAATCGCGCTCCCGCGAGGCCGGCGTAGTCGCGAAGACCTCCAGCGCTCGGCCGAACTTGCCGAGGATCACGAGGCCGAGTGCCAGCCGGAGGGGATCCCCCTGCTGTTGTTCGACCCGCACCCCGTATTCCGTGACGAGGGTTTCAAATCGCTCCCGCTGTTGGAACGATACGTGAGCAGCGTCCGCGTAGTGGTCAATCGCCGCGGAATCGAGGTTGGGCTGATCGAAGAAGGCAGCCAGATCGACGGTCTCGGTCGTCATGGGGTCGGGCCTCCACCAGACGGCAGGTTGGGCGTTGGATTGCATCAGGTTTTGCAAACCCACTATAATAGACTTCCTGAATCGGGCCGCAAGCCCCTCGCCCGCAGTTTGCCGCCGGGCGCTGGGAAACCATGGACAGTGCCGCCCCAGCCCCTGTGCAAACCGACCACCCTTTGGGAGCCATCCCGCGTGAAAGATCCGCACCACGAGTTTCTCGCCCTGCTGGACCAGCGTATCGTCATTTTCGACGGCGCCATGGGTACCAGCATCCACGCTCTCGATCTGCCCCTGTCCGACTACCGCGGGTTGGAGAACTGCACCGAGATCCTCGTCGAAACCCGGCCGGACTGCATCGAGCAGATTCACCGCAGCTACCTCGAAGCCGGCGCGGATGTGGTCGAGACGGACACCTTCGGCGCCAACCGCATCGTGCTGGCCGAGTTCGACCTGGCCGAACGTACCTATGAGCTGAACGTTCAGGCCGCCCGCATCGCCCGGCGGGCTTGTGACGCCTTTCGCACACCGGACCGGCCACGCTTCGTGGCCGGCTCCGTCGGACCAGGGACACGGCTGATTTCCCTTCGCCAGATCGACTACGACACCCTGCTGGCGAGCTATCACGAACAGATGCGCGGTCTGATCGACGGCGGCGCAGACCTCCTGCTCATCGAAACCTGTCAGGACATTCTCCAGACGAAAGTGGCGATCCAGGCCGCCCGCGCCGTCTTTGAGGAGACCGGCCGGCGCCTGCCACTCATGGCGCAGGTCACGATGGAAACCACCGGCACCATGCTGATGGGGACGGACATCGCGGCCGCCGTCACGACGCTCGAAGCGTTTCCGGAAGTCGACGTCATCGGCCTCAATTGTGCGACCGGCCCGCAGGAGATGAGTGCCCACGTACGTTATCTCGGGCGGTCCTGCAGCCGCCGGCTGAGCGTACTGCCCAATGCCGGGTTACCGCAGGTCGTGGACGGCCGGCCGCACTTCCCGCTCACCCCGTCCGAGATGGTGCGGTGGCTGGTTGAGTTCGTCCACACCGACGGGGTGAACATTGTCGGCGGCTGCTGCGGAACGACACCGGCGCACATCCGCGCGTTGGCGGAAGCCCTGCGCGATGCCCGGCCACGCGCCCGGACTCTGGATCGCGAGCCCGCGGTGACAAGTCTCTATTCCGCTGTACCGCTGCGGCAGGAGGCGAGCTTCCTGATCGTCGGTGAACGTTGCAATACCAACGGCTCACGAAAGTTCAAACGCCTGCTGGTGGAAGGCGACGTCGATGCGCTGGTCGAGCTGGCGCAGGAGCAGTTGCGCGAAGGCGCCCACGTCCTCGACGTCTGCGTAGATTATGTCGGCCGCGACGGCGTGCCCGATATGCAGCGCGTGATCGACAAGTACGGCAGTGATGTGAACGCTCCGCTCATGCTCGACAGCACCGAGCCGGAGGTGCTCGAGGCCGGGCTGAAGCTCGCCGGCGGCAAATGCATTGTCAACTCCGTCAATCTGGAAGACGGGGAGCAGAAGGTTGCCCGCATCTGCAAACTGTTGCGGCAGTACGGCGCGGCCGTCGTGGCGCTCACGATCGACGAGGACCCGGTCGAAGCGATGGGGAAGACGGCCGCTCGCAAAGTGGAGATCGCGAGCCGGCTGCACCACCTGCTGACGACCCGGTACGGGATTGCAGAGGAGGACATCTTTTTCGACTGCCTCACCTTTCCGATCACGACGGGTAATGTGGAGGATCGCCGGCTCGCGCTCGAGACACTCGAGGGCATCGAGCGCATCATGGCCAAGTTCCCCCGCTGCCAGTCGATCCTCGGCGTGAGCAACGTCAGCTTCGGCCTGGCACCCGCAGCGCGCGTCGTGCTAAACTCGGTGTTTCTCGCGGAAGCGTGCCGCCGCGGCCTGACGGCTGCGATCGTGCACGCCGGCAAGATCATGCCGCGCAACCAGATCAGCGCCGAGCGGTGGCAGGCGGCCCTCGACCTGGTCTACGACCGGCGCGATAACGGGGATCCGCTGGAGCGCTTCATCGGGCTTTTCGCCGAAGGCGAGGAGGTCGCCGAACGCGCACCCATTGCCGGCCTGCCGGTCGAAGAGCGCCTCAAGCAGCGCATCATCGACGGCGTCAAACAGGGCTGCGGTGCCGATCTGGATGAGGCCCTTCAGAAGTACCAGCCCCTCTACATCATCAACGAGTTCCTGCTGCCCGGCATGAAGGTCGTCGGTGAGCTTTTCGCATCCGGACAGATGCAGCTCCCCTTCGTGCTCAAAAGCGCCGAAACGATGAAGGCGTCCGTAGCACACCTCGAACCGCACATGGAGCGGGTCGACGGGGATTCGCGCGGCAAGATCGTCCTCGCAACCGTCCGCGGCGACGTGCACGACATCGGCAAGAACCTCGTCGATATCCTGCTCACGAACAACGGTTACACGGTCTACAACCTGGGGATCAAGCAACCCATCAACAACATCATCACGGCCTGGAAAGAGCACCGCGCGGACGCCATCGGGTTGAGCGGTCTGCTCGTGAAGTCAACCGTCGTGATGCGTGAAGACCTGCTGGTCCTCAACGAGCATGGCATCACGGTGCCCGTCATCCTGGGCGGTGCCGCCCTCAACCGGCGTTACGTCGAGGAGGACTTGCGGCGGGTCTATCGCGGTCCGCTGTATTACGCCAAGGATGCCTTCGACGGCCTCAACCTGATGGCCGAAATCGTGGCCACCGCCGAGGTTCCGGGGGTCTCAGCGGGCGGAGGTGAAAATGGAGCGCCCGTCGACGTTCCAACCCCTCAGCAGATCCGGGTGCTGGCTGAGCAGCGCTACGGCCTGGCACCGGTCGAAAGCGAACCGGTCGATCCCGCCGAGCGCGCCGCGGCCGAGGTCGCCGCACGGGCCGCCGTTCTTGCGGAGGAAGCGGCAGCGGACACCGGCCGCCCTGTATCCGAGCCGCGCCGTTCCGTTCTGGGTCACACGCTGCCGGTGCCGCGGCCCCCCTTCTGGGGCGCGCGCGTGCTGGAGCGCATCGCACTCAAGGCCCCCCTCGCTTACGTCAACGAAACCATGCTCTTCCAGGTCCAGTGGGGTTTCCGCAAGAAACGCCGCGCTGCGGATGATTGGAAACGGTATGTCGATCGCGAGATACGGCCGATCTACCGCAACCTGGTGGAACGCTGCGAGCGCGA from Phycisphaerales bacterium encodes the following:
- a CDS encoding tetratricopeptide repeat protein, with the protein product MQAGRLDEAAKLIEKHAHAGQDRADWYVASGFLAEARGEREAALGAYERGLTLAPDDPAVFFRAARVYDLCGEDAKALQLYDRLTRRPRTHINALLNAAVIYEDLGRYEEAVHCLRRVIRAYPNHTRARLYLKDVESCIEMVIDDAVERRDDVRTRLLDTPLSEFELSVRARNCLKKMNIRTVAELVQHSEAELLAYKNFGETSLTEIKALLTKKGLRLGQQPDEVISPDLVPEPEPEPVVPLPPGQAAVLQKPVSELELSVRARRCLQRLNIQTLGDLVTFSEQELLATRNFGVTSLNEIRARIADFGLDLATKRPE
- the metH gene encoding methionine synthase — protein: MPLASRLAEVFDGGVPAADGGTGVCSVEIALPRGRRSREDLQRSAELAEDHEAECQPEGIPLLLFDPHPVFRDEGFKSLPLLERYVSSVRVVVNRRGIEVGLIEEGSQIDGLGRHGVGPPPDGRLGVGLHQVLQTHYNRLPESGRKPLARSLPPGAGKPWTVPPQPLCKPTTLWEPSRVKDPHHEFLALLDQRIVIFDGAMGTSIHALDLPLSDYRGLENCTEILVETRPDCIEQIHRSYLEAGADVVETDTFGANRIVLAEFDLAERTYELNVQAARIARRACDAFRTPDRPRFVAGSVGPGTRLISLRQIDYDTLLASYHEQMRGLIDGGADLLLIETCQDILQTKVAIQAARAVFEETGRRLPLMAQVTMETTGTMLMGTDIAAAVTTLEAFPEVDVIGLNCATGPQEMSAHVRYLGRSCSRRLSVLPNAGLPQVVDGRPHFPLTPSEMVRWLVEFVHTDGVNIVGGCCGTTPAHIRALAEALRDARPRARTLDREPAVTSLYSAVPLRQEASFLIVGERCNTNGSRKFKRLLVEGDVDALVELAQEQLREGAHVLDVCVDYVGRDGVPDMQRVIDKYGSDVNAPLMLDSTEPEVLEAGLKLAGGKCIVNSVNLEDGEQKVARICKLLRQYGAAVVALTIDEDPVEAMGKTAARKVEIASRLHHLLTTRYGIAEEDIFFDCLTFPITTGNVEDRRLALETLEGIERIMAKFPRCQSILGVSNVSFGLAPAARVVLNSVFLAEACRRGLTAAIVHAGKIMPRNQISAERWQAALDLVYDRRDNGDPLERFIGLFAEGEEVAERAPIAGLPVEERLKQRIIDGVKQGCGADLDEALQKYQPLYIINEFLLPGMKVVGELFASGQMQLPFVLKSAETMKASVAHLEPHMERVDGDSRGKIVLATVRGDVHDIGKNLVDILLTNNGYTVYNLGIKQPINNIITAWKEHRADAIGLSGLLVKSTVVMREDLLVLNEHGITVPVILGGAALNRRYVEEDLRRVYRGPLYYAKDAFDGLNLMAEIVATAEVPGVSAGGGENGAPVDVPTPQQIRVLAEQRYGLAPVESEPVDPAERAAAEVAARAAVLAEEAAADTGRPVSEPRRSVLGHTLPVPRPPFWGARVLERIALKAPLAYVNETMLFQVQWGFRKKRRAADDWKRYVDREIRPIYRNLVERCEREEILRPQAVYGYWPCNSDGDDLVIYEPPPLELDRPELHGPELGRFTFPRQQKAPYWCLSDFWRPRSGGSVDVVAFSIVTAGQRVSEVAREWFERNEYQQYLFLHGLGVELAEALAEYIHKQVRIELGAAGHDARDLGKLFQQGYQGSRYSFGYPACPRLEDQVLLMKLLRPERIGITLSEEFQLDPEQSTSAMISYHPEARYFNVR
- the tgt gene encoding tRNA guanosine(34) transglycosylase Tgt produces the protein MRDGFSFTLTHTCGAARAGLLRTPHGEVATPAFMPVGTRATVKGLTPAQLADTGTHIVLANTYHLMLRPGAEVVAELGGLHRLMGWDGVILTDSGGFQVFSLADLRQIDDDGVRFRSHIDGTWVHLTPERAMQVQNQLGADIIMAFDECPPLPAAAAGLRAAVERTVGWAVRCRTAHGRPDQALYGIVQGGLEVPLRRECLERLVTLGFDGYALGGLSVGEPPPAMHALLAEFAHELPADRPRYLMGVGTPRDLVVAVAAGIDQFDCVLPTRNGRKGYAFTSVGPVRLRNQVHRNSSEPLDPACACYCCQRFTRGYLRHLVMAGEVLGGTLVSLHNIAFYQSLMRALRAAIVAGALPEWQRAFAAGPLGAEIKEDE